One Terriglobia bacterium genomic window, GTGCCGGGAATGGCCGGACAGTTCACCTTCACCCACGGCCCGTTGGACCAAGCCGACAGATGATGGATCATGCGCGCGATAATGTCCTTTCCGGTGCCGCTTTCGCCTTGGATGAGCACCGGAAGGTTGGAGCTGGCGACCTTCTGCACCCGCTCGCGCACGGCCTGCATGGCGCGCGTGTTGCCAAACATCACCGCATCCGGAGGTACCGGCAACGAGCGATCGATGGAAAACGGGGCTCCAGCAGCAGACATAATTCGGCTCATTCCCCTAGTCCAGACTCCTCTGACCTGCTACTCTCTCCTGCACTCAAGCCGCCAAACCCTTCAACCACCTTGGTGGTGTACAGGTCAGGATGGAATCTACGCCACCAGGCTACTCAATATTTGTTTCCAGCAACTTAGCCTATTTCGAATTGTCTGTTGGATTCCGGGCGCTCGAGGAGAAGACGCAAAATGTGAGAAAGTGTTTTCCTATGCGGAAGCAGTTTTCCCTTTTGCAGTATCGTGCAGCGGACGGTTAAACTTGAGGCCCAGCAAATGACATCGTTCGCCATGAGTGATCCGAACCAGTTTTGCCTTCAGGCTGCGCACCGACTGCGGGGAAATCGTGTTGGGAGGCAGGGGCGCCACCGGAATCTCCAGCGAGAGGCTGGTGGAACGCGGCAAGCTGCGCCTGGTCGCCAGCAGGATGCCTCCGGCGCTGATGTTTAGCGCGGTAGCAAATTCCAGGAATTCCTTCCCGTCCTGATCGACTCCACGGACAAACACCGGTATCGATAAGGGGAGACGCTGGTGCTTCCGTCGCTCAGGACCAGACTTAGTCATCGCACGCTTTCCTGTGCGTCTAGGCGCACACCATGTGCCAAACACGTAAAAGCCTGCAAATAACGTGGAAATTGAGGATAACAACCTTGAATTCAGCTATTTACGCATAAACAGATGGCTTGCTTACAATAAAATCTCGGCGCACCTCATCTGTAAATACGGCAACCTTTTGCGACTTTCAAGGAAATTACTT contains:
- a CDS encoding PilZ domain-containing protein; this encodes MFVRGVDQDGKEFLEFATALNISAGGILLATRRSLPRSTSLSLEIPVAPLPPNTISPQSVRSLKAKLVRITHGERCHLLGLKFNRPLHDTAKGKTASA